The following proteins are encoded in a genomic region of Sebastes fasciatus isolate fSebFas1 chromosome 12, fSebFas1.pri, whole genome shotgun sequence:
- the adam15 gene encoding disintegrin and metalloproteinase domain-containing protein 12 isoform X1 → MNGAALTLLLLLSGRAAFTAARSLNAPQDPEDLSLSLDGQTDGTDSLTAAGTGVDRRRRPLLEKTRPFILVGGQRRSLAEALQDGHPDRLQCGLEVGGRLFLLDLEKNHDLLPKPPNVFYYLPNGTGVSVRADPVTHCYYHGNVRGFPQSRVALSTCSGLRGIIAFNSTLSFELQPQEDHHHQPGEEVGGGGESGGDGSGGSGGGGDEGRGGGVHLLFSTSPLEGDGAGGCGVSNTAVPPIHSSTHTHRRKRDILSETKYIELVLVADHQEFLNYQKNNKTIIYRMLDVANQVDWFYRPLNVRVALTGLEIWSDRDKIPVEKSPTDTLNNFLEWRTRELLPRLRHDNAQLVMGGSFDGTTVGMASQSSMCSKDRSGGVNVDHLVSVLGVASTVAHELGHNLGMSHDTAERRCSCQNERRLGGCIMEPSTGFLPGQQFSSCSAADLSVSLLHGGGMCLFNIPQPDRLLGGPRCGNLYVEKGEECDCGLLEECEDPCCNASTCRLVHGAQCSSDGICCHDCKLQAAGSVCRDPLGECDLPEFCTGSSPYCPPNVFLQNGEPCEDDASYCYEGVCASMHTQCQMLWGPNATSAPPVCFSSVNKQGNKYGNCGQLTNGSYISCGNSDVHCGRIQCQGGRERPLTGTNAEILTTKVRFNHSDLVCRGTFFHLGDDVSDPATVAQGTACSPGKACLNQKCQDVSVFGVDECRRKCNAHGVCNSNKNCHCEVGWAPPDCRYSGHGGSVDSGPARAAGESDPVRVALLVIFLFILPVVLLFLALRFPRFRQSFLCLGPNSPLHKARQHNRTPAMERVDGRNGEQVRPLRYHLNPPTEIPLTPSHKEVHDRPAPPTKPLPPDPALKPPPQRPAPPSKPLPPDPPGQLLVSRPAPPSKPLPPDPVTPGQVAVPLKPVVPIKPRLLAPPSRPHIPPHIPPHPGYPANTKPPHHGAVAPAAGPNRRPPLPPFRPTNPQKVDSSPL, encoded by the exons ATGAACGGAGCTGCCttaacgctgctgctgctgctcagcggCCGGGCTGCCTTCACTGCTGCCAGGTCCCTGAACGCACCGCAGGACCCAGaggacctgtctctgtctctggacggacagacggacggtACCGACAGTCTGACTGCAGCGGGGACAG GTGTGGACCGACGGCGGCGCCCCCTTCTGGAGAAAACTCGTCCCTTCATTCTGGTGGGCGGACAGAGGAGGAGCCTCGCTGAAGCCCTACAG GACGGTCACCCCGACAGGCTGCAGTGTGGACTGGAGGTGGGAGGACGACTCTTCCTGCTGGACCTGGAGAAGAACCA CGACCTGCTGCCCAAACCGCCCAATGTCTTCTACTACCTGCCAAACGGCACCGGAGTGTCTGTGAGAGCCGACCCTGTG actCACTGTTATTACCACGGCAACGTCCGGGGATTCCCCCAGTCCAGAGTGGCTCTGAGCACCTGCTCTGGTCTCCG CGGCATCATCGCCTTCAACTCCACCCTGAGCTTTGAGCTGCAGCCTCAGGaggaccaccaccaccagccgggggaggaggtcgggggaggaggggagagcgGTGGAGACGGGAGTGGAgggagcggaggaggaggagatgaaggacgaggaggaggagttcaCCTGCTGTTCTCCACCAGCCCTCTGGAGGGCGACGGGGCTGGAGGCTGTGGGGTCTCAAACACCGCTGTACCCCCCATCCACAgctccacacacacccacagg aggaagagagacatcCTGTCTGAGACCAAATACATTGAACTGGTGCTGGTGGCCGATCACCAggag TTTCTGAACTACCAGAAGAACAATAAAACCATCATCTACCGCATGTTGGACGTGGCCAACCAGGTGGACTGG tTCTACCGTCCTCTGAACGTCCGGGTAGCGTTGACCGGTCTGGAGATCTGGAGCGACCGCGATAAGATCCCGGTGGAGAAGAGTCCCACCGACACCCTCAACAACTTCCTAGAATGGAGAACCAGAGAGCTGCTGCCGCGCCTTCGCCACGACAACGCCCAGCTCGTCAT GGGTGGCTCTTTTGATGGCACCACGGTGGGGATGGCTTCTCAGTCATCCATGTGCTCCAAGGACCGGTCGGGTGGAGTCAACGTG GACCATCTGGTCAGCGTGCTGGGCGTGGCCTCCACTGTTGCTCATGAGCTCGGCCATAACTTGGGGATGAGTCATGACACCGCCGAGCGCCGCTGTTCCTGTCAGAACGAACGGCGGCTCGGAGGATGCATCATGGAGCCCTCAACTGG GTTCTTGCCGGGTCAGCAGTTCAGCAGCTGCAGCGCTGCAGATCTGTCCGTCAGCCTGCTGCACGGCGGTGGCATGTGTCTGTTCAACATCCCGCAGCCGGACCGTCTGCTGGGAGGACCGCGCTGCGGAAACCTCTACGTGGAGAAAGGCGAGGAGTGTGATTGCGGCCTGCTGGAG gagTGTGAGGACCCCTGCTGTAACGCCTCCACCTGTCGGCTGGTTCATGGAGCTCAGTGTTCGTCTGACGGCATCTGTTGCCACGACTGCAAG ctGCAGGCGGCGGGTTCGGTGTGTCGCGATCCACTCGGAGAGTGCGACCTCCCTGAGTTCTGCACAGGCTCCTCCCCTTACTGCCCCCCCAACGTCTTCCTGCAGAACGGGGAGCCCTGCGAGGACGACGCCTCCTACTGCTACGAAGGAGTCTGCGCCAGCATGCACACCCAGTGCCAGATGCTGTGGGGACCCA aTGCCACCAGCgctcctcctgtctgtttctcctcaGTCAACAAACAGGGAAACAAATATGGGAACTGTGGTCAGCTGACCAACGGCTCCTACATCTCCTGTGGAAACTC TGACGTCCACTGTGGCAGGATCCAGtgtcagggagggagggagcgtcCCCTGACGGGCACCAACGCTGAGATCTTAACCACCAAGGTGCGCTTCAACCACAGCGACCTGGTCTGCAGAGGAACCTTCTTCCACCTGGGAGACGACGTGTCGGACCCCGCCACGGTGGCCCAGGGCACCGCCTGCAGCCCCGGCAAG GCGTGTTTGAACCAGAAGTGTCAGGACGTGTCGGTGTTCGGGGTGGATGAATGTCGCAGGAAGTGTAACGCTCACGGG gtgtgtAACAGTAATAAGAACTGCCACTGTGAGGTGGGCTGGGCTCCACCTGACTGCAGGTACTCTGGTCATGGAGGCAGCGTGGACAGCGGACCCGCCAGAGCTGCTGGAG AGTCCGACCCGGTCCGAGTGGCTCTGCTTgtcatcttcctcttcatcctgccCGTGgtgctcctcttcctcgctcTGCGCTTCCCTCGGTTCCGTCAGAGTTTCCTGTGTCTGGGACCCAACAGCCCGCTTCATAAAGCTCGCCAACACAACCG GACGCCGGCGATGGAGAGAGTGGACGGCAGGAACGGAGAGCAGGTCCGACCTCTGAGGTACCACCTGAACCCGCCAACTGAAATTCCGCTGACCCCGTCCCACAAAGAG GTTCATGACAGACCTGCTCCTCCCACTAAGCCACTCCCCCCTGACCCCGCCTTAAAACCCCCGCCGCAG CGGCCTGCCCCCCCCTCCAAGCCTCTGCCCCCCGACCCCCCCGGCCAG
- the adam15 gene encoding disintegrin and metalloproteinase domain-containing protein 12 isoform X7: protein MNGAALTLLLLLSGRAAFTAARSLNAPQDPEDLSLSLDGQTDGTDSLTAAGTGVDRRRRPLLEKTRPFILVGGQRRSLAEALQDGHPDRLQCGLEVGGRLFLLDLEKNHDLLPKPPNVFYYLPNGTGVSVRADPVTHCYYHGNVRGFPQSRVALSTCSGLRGIIAFNSTLSFELQPQEDHHHQPGEEVGGGGESGGDGSGGSGGGGDEGRGGGVHLLFSTSPLEGDGAGGCGVSNTAVPPIHSSTHTHRRKRDILSETKYIELVLVADHQEFLNYQKNNKTIIYRMLDVANQVDWFYRPLNVRVALTGLEIWSDRDKIPVEKSPTDTLNNFLEWRTRELLPRLRHDNAQLVMGGSFDGTTVGMASQSSMCSKDRSGGVNVDHLVSVLGVASTVAHELGHNLGMSHDTAERRCSCQNERRLGGCIMEPSTGFLPGQQFSSCSAADLSVSLLHGGGMCLFNIPQPDRLLGGPRCGNLYVEKGEECDCGLLEECEDPCCNASTCRLVHGAQCSSDGICCHDCKLQAAGSVCRDPLGECDLPEFCTGSSPYCPPNVFLQNGEPCEDDASYCYEGVCASMHTQCQMLWGPNATSAPPVCFSSVNKQGNKYGNCGQLTNGSYISCGNSDVHCGRIQCQGGRERPLTGTNAEILTTKVRFNHSDLVCRGTFFHLGDDVSDPATVAQGTACSPGKACLNQKCQDVSVFGVDECRRKCNAHGVCNSNKNCHCEVGWAPPDCRYSGHGGSVDSGPARAAGESDPVRVALLVIFLFILPVVLLFLALRFPRFRQSFLCLGPNSPLHKARQHNRTPAMERVDGRNGEQVRPLRYHLNPPTEIPLTPSHKEVHDRPAPPTKPLPPDPALKPPPQVFTGPNFWT from the exons ATGAACGGAGCTGCCttaacgctgctgctgctgctcagcggCCGGGCTGCCTTCACTGCTGCCAGGTCCCTGAACGCACCGCAGGACCCAGaggacctgtctctgtctctggacggacagacggacggtACCGACAGTCTGACTGCAGCGGGGACAG GTGTGGACCGACGGCGGCGCCCCCTTCTGGAGAAAACTCGTCCCTTCATTCTGGTGGGCGGACAGAGGAGGAGCCTCGCTGAAGCCCTACAG GACGGTCACCCCGACAGGCTGCAGTGTGGACTGGAGGTGGGAGGACGACTCTTCCTGCTGGACCTGGAGAAGAACCA CGACCTGCTGCCCAAACCGCCCAATGTCTTCTACTACCTGCCAAACGGCACCGGAGTGTCTGTGAGAGCCGACCCTGTG actCACTGTTATTACCACGGCAACGTCCGGGGATTCCCCCAGTCCAGAGTGGCTCTGAGCACCTGCTCTGGTCTCCG CGGCATCATCGCCTTCAACTCCACCCTGAGCTTTGAGCTGCAGCCTCAGGaggaccaccaccaccagccgggggaggaggtcgggggaggaggggagagcgGTGGAGACGGGAGTGGAgggagcggaggaggaggagatgaaggacgaggaggaggagttcaCCTGCTGTTCTCCACCAGCCCTCTGGAGGGCGACGGGGCTGGAGGCTGTGGGGTCTCAAACACCGCTGTACCCCCCATCCACAgctccacacacacccacagg aggaagagagacatcCTGTCTGAGACCAAATACATTGAACTGGTGCTGGTGGCCGATCACCAggag TTTCTGAACTACCAGAAGAACAATAAAACCATCATCTACCGCATGTTGGACGTGGCCAACCAGGTGGACTGG tTCTACCGTCCTCTGAACGTCCGGGTAGCGTTGACCGGTCTGGAGATCTGGAGCGACCGCGATAAGATCCCGGTGGAGAAGAGTCCCACCGACACCCTCAACAACTTCCTAGAATGGAGAACCAGAGAGCTGCTGCCGCGCCTTCGCCACGACAACGCCCAGCTCGTCAT GGGTGGCTCTTTTGATGGCACCACGGTGGGGATGGCTTCTCAGTCATCCATGTGCTCCAAGGACCGGTCGGGTGGAGTCAACGTG GACCATCTGGTCAGCGTGCTGGGCGTGGCCTCCACTGTTGCTCATGAGCTCGGCCATAACTTGGGGATGAGTCATGACACCGCCGAGCGCCGCTGTTCCTGTCAGAACGAACGGCGGCTCGGAGGATGCATCATGGAGCCCTCAACTGG GTTCTTGCCGGGTCAGCAGTTCAGCAGCTGCAGCGCTGCAGATCTGTCCGTCAGCCTGCTGCACGGCGGTGGCATGTGTCTGTTCAACATCCCGCAGCCGGACCGTCTGCTGGGAGGACCGCGCTGCGGAAACCTCTACGTGGAGAAAGGCGAGGAGTGTGATTGCGGCCTGCTGGAG gagTGTGAGGACCCCTGCTGTAACGCCTCCACCTGTCGGCTGGTTCATGGAGCTCAGTGTTCGTCTGACGGCATCTGTTGCCACGACTGCAAG ctGCAGGCGGCGGGTTCGGTGTGTCGCGATCCACTCGGAGAGTGCGACCTCCCTGAGTTCTGCACAGGCTCCTCCCCTTACTGCCCCCCCAACGTCTTCCTGCAGAACGGGGAGCCCTGCGAGGACGACGCCTCCTACTGCTACGAAGGAGTCTGCGCCAGCATGCACACCCAGTGCCAGATGCTGTGGGGACCCA aTGCCACCAGCgctcctcctgtctgtttctcctcaGTCAACAAACAGGGAAACAAATATGGGAACTGTGGTCAGCTGACCAACGGCTCCTACATCTCCTGTGGAAACTC TGACGTCCACTGTGGCAGGATCCAGtgtcagggagggagggagcgtcCCCTGACGGGCACCAACGCTGAGATCTTAACCACCAAGGTGCGCTTCAACCACAGCGACCTGGTCTGCAGAGGAACCTTCTTCCACCTGGGAGACGACGTGTCGGACCCCGCCACGGTGGCCCAGGGCACCGCCTGCAGCCCCGGCAAG GCGTGTTTGAACCAGAAGTGTCAGGACGTGTCGGTGTTCGGGGTGGATGAATGTCGCAGGAAGTGTAACGCTCACGGG gtgtgtAACAGTAATAAGAACTGCCACTGTGAGGTGGGCTGGGCTCCACCTGACTGCAGGTACTCTGGTCATGGAGGCAGCGTGGACAGCGGACCCGCCAGAGCTGCTGGAG AGTCCGACCCGGTCCGAGTGGCTCTGCTTgtcatcttcctcttcatcctgccCGTGgtgctcctcttcctcgctcTGCGCTTCCCTCGGTTCCGTCAGAGTTTCCTGTGTCTGGGACCCAACAGCCCGCTTCATAAAGCTCGCCAACACAACCG GACGCCGGCGATGGAGAGAGTGGACGGCAGGAACGGAGAGCAGGTCCGACCTCTGAGGTACCACCTGAACCCGCCAACTGAAATTCCGCTGACCCCGTCCCACAAAGAG GTTCATGACAGACCTGCTCCTCCCACTAAGCCACTCCCCCCTGACCCCGCCTTAAAACCCCCGCCGCAG GTTTTCACGGGTCCAAACTTTTGGACCTGA
- the adam15 gene encoding disintegrin and metalloproteinase domain-containing protein 12 isoform X5, translating to MNGAALTLLLLLSGRAAFTAARSLNAPQDPEDLSLSLDGQTDGTDSLTAAGTGVDRRRRPLLEKTRPFILVGGQRRSLAEALQDGHPDRLQCGLEVGGRLFLLDLEKNHDLLPKPPNVFYYLPNGTGVSVRADPVTHCYYHGNVRGFPQSRVALSTCSGLRGIIAFNSTLSFELQPQEDHHHQPGEEVGGGGESGGDGSGGSGGGGDEGRGGGVHLLFSTSPLEGDGAGGCGVSNTAVPPIHSSTHTHRRKRDILSETKYIELVLVADHQEFLNYQKNNKTIIYRMLDVANQVDWFYRPLNVRVALTGLEIWSDRDKIPVEKSPTDTLNNFLEWRTRELLPRLRHDNAQLVMGGSFDGTTVGMASQSSMCSKDRSGGVNVDHLVSVLGVASTVAHELGHNLGMSHDTAERRCSCQNERRLGGCIMEPSTGFLPGQQFSSCSAADLSVSLLHGGGMCLFNIPQPDRLLGGPRCGNLYVEKGEECDCGLLEECEDPCCNASTCRLVHGAQCSSDGICCHDCKLQAAGSVCRDPLGECDLPEFCTGSSPYCPPNVFLQNGEPCEDDASYCYEGVCASMHTQCQMLWGPNATSAPPVCFSSVNKQGNKYGNCGQLTNGSYISCGNSDVHCGRIQCQGGRERPLTGTNAEILTTKVRFNHSDLVCRGTFFHLGDDVSDPATVAQGTACSPGKACLNQKCQDVSVFGVDECRRKCNAHGVCNSNKNCHCEVGWAPPDCRYSGHGGSVDSGPARAAGESDPVRVALLVIFLFILPVVLLFLALRFPRFRQSFLCLGPNSPLHKARQHNRTPAMERVDGRNGEQVRPLRYHLNPPTEIPLTPSHKEVAVPLKPVVPIKPRLLAPPSRPHIPPHIPPHPGYPANTKPPHHGAVAPAAGPNRRPPLPPFRPTNPQKVDSSPL from the exons ATGAACGGAGCTGCCttaacgctgctgctgctgctcagcggCCGGGCTGCCTTCACTGCTGCCAGGTCCCTGAACGCACCGCAGGACCCAGaggacctgtctctgtctctggacggacagacggacggtACCGACAGTCTGACTGCAGCGGGGACAG GTGTGGACCGACGGCGGCGCCCCCTTCTGGAGAAAACTCGTCCCTTCATTCTGGTGGGCGGACAGAGGAGGAGCCTCGCTGAAGCCCTACAG GACGGTCACCCCGACAGGCTGCAGTGTGGACTGGAGGTGGGAGGACGACTCTTCCTGCTGGACCTGGAGAAGAACCA CGACCTGCTGCCCAAACCGCCCAATGTCTTCTACTACCTGCCAAACGGCACCGGAGTGTCTGTGAGAGCCGACCCTGTG actCACTGTTATTACCACGGCAACGTCCGGGGATTCCCCCAGTCCAGAGTGGCTCTGAGCACCTGCTCTGGTCTCCG CGGCATCATCGCCTTCAACTCCACCCTGAGCTTTGAGCTGCAGCCTCAGGaggaccaccaccaccagccgggggaggaggtcgggggaggaggggagagcgGTGGAGACGGGAGTGGAgggagcggaggaggaggagatgaaggacgaggaggaggagttcaCCTGCTGTTCTCCACCAGCCCTCTGGAGGGCGACGGGGCTGGAGGCTGTGGGGTCTCAAACACCGCTGTACCCCCCATCCACAgctccacacacacccacagg aggaagagagacatcCTGTCTGAGACCAAATACATTGAACTGGTGCTGGTGGCCGATCACCAggag TTTCTGAACTACCAGAAGAACAATAAAACCATCATCTACCGCATGTTGGACGTGGCCAACCAGGTGGACTGG tTCTACCGTCCTCTGAACGTCCGGGTAGCGTTGACCGGTCTGGAGATCTGGAGCGACCGCGATAAGATCCCGGTGGAGAAGAGTCCCACCGACACCCTCAACAACTTCCTAGAATGGAGAACCAGAGAGCTGCTGCCGCGCCTTCGCCACGACAACGCCCAGCTCGTCAT GGGTGGCTCTTTTGATGGCACCACGGTGGGGATGGCTTCTCAGTCATCCATGTGCTCCAAGGACCGGTCGGGTGGAGTCAACGTG GACCATCTGGTCAGCGTGCTGGGCGTGGCCTCCACTGTTGCTCATGAGCTCGGCCATAACTTGGGGATGAGTCATGACACCGCCGAGCGCCGCTGTTCCTGTCAGAACGAACGGCGGCTCGGAGGATGCATCATGGAGCCCTCAACTGG GTTCTTGCCGGGTCAGCAGTTCAGCAGCTGCAGCGCTGCAGATCTGTCCGTCAGCCTGCTGCACGGCGGTGGCATGTGTCTGTTCAACATCCCGCAGCCGGACCGTCTGCTGGGAGGACCGCGCTGCGGAAACCTCTACGTGGAGAAAGGCGAGGAGTGTGATTGCGGCCTGCTGGAG gagTGTGAGGACCCCTGCTGTAACGCCTCCACCTGTCGGCTGGTTCATGGAGCTCAGTGTTCGTCTGACGGCATCTGTTGCCACGACTGCAAG ctGCAGGCGGCGGGTTCGGTGTGTCGCGATCCACTCGGAGAGTGCGACCTCCCTGAGTTCTGCACAGGCTCCTCCCCTTACTGCCCCCCCAACGTCTTCCTGCAGAACGGGGAGCCCTGCGAGGACGACGCCTCCTACTGCTACGAAGGAGTCTGCGCCAGCATGCACACCCAGTGCCAGATGCTGTGGGGACCCA aTGCCACCAGCgctcctcctgtctgtttctcctcaGTCAACAAACAGGGAAACAAATATGGGAACTGTGGTCAGCTGACCAACGGCTCCTACATCTCCTGTGGAAACTC TGACGTCCACTGTGGCAGGATCCAGtgtcagggagggagggagcgtcCCCTGACGGGCACCAACGCTGAGATCTTAACCACCAAGGTGCGCTTCAACCACAGCGACCTGGTCTGCAGAGGAACCTTCTTCCACCTGGGAGACGACGTGTCGGACCCCGCCACGGTGGCCCAGGGCACCGCCTGCAGCCCCGGCAAG GCGTGTTTGAACCAGAAGTGTCAGGACGTGTCGGTGTTCGGGGTGGATGAATGTCGCAGGAAGTGTAACGCTCACGGG gtgtgtAACAGTAATAAGAACTGCCACTGTGAGGTGGGCTGGGCTCCACCTGACTGCAGGTACTCTGGTCATGGAGGCAGCGTGGACAGCGGACCCGCCAGAGCTGCTGGAG AGTCCGACCCGGTCCGAGTGGCTCTGCTTgtcatcttcctcttcatcctgccCGTGgtgctcctcttcctcgctcTGCGCTTCCCTCGGTTCCGTCAGAGTTTCCTGTGTCTGGGACCCAACAGCCCGCTTCATAAAGCTCGCCAACACAACCG GACGCCGGCGATGGAGAGAGTGGACGGCAGGAACGGAGAGCAGGTCCGACCTCTGAGGTACCACCTGAACCCGCCAACTGAAATTCCGCTGACCCCGTCCCACAAAGAG
- the adam15 gene encoding disintegrin and metalloproteinase domain-containing protein 12 isoform X3, with amino-acid sequence MNGAALTLLLLLSGRAAFTAARSLNAPQDPEDLSLSLDGQTDGTDSLTAAGTGVDRRRRPLLEKTRPFILVGGQRRSLAEALQDGHPDRLQCGLEVGGRLFLLDLEKNHDLLPKPPNVFYYLPNGTGVSVRADPVTHCYYHGNVRGFPQSRVALSTCSGLRGIIAFNSTLSFELQPQEDHHHQPGEEVGGGGESGGDGSGGSGGGGDEGRGGGVHLLFSTSPLEGDGAGGCGVSNTAVPPIHSSTHTHRRKRDILSETKYIELVLVADHQEFLNYQKNNKTIIYRMLDVANQVDWFYRPLNVRVALTGLEIWSDRDKIPVEKSPTDTLNNFLEWRTRELLPRLRHDNAQLVMGGSFDGTTVGMASQSSMCSKDRSGGVNVDHLVSVLGVASTVAHELGHNLGMSHDTAERRCSCQNERRLGGCIMEPSTGFLPGQQFSSCSAADLSVSLLHGGGMCLFNIPQPDRLLGGPRCGNLYVEKGEECDCGLLEECEDPCCNASTCRLVHGAQCSSDGICCHDCKLQAAGSVCRDPLGECDLPEFCTGSSPYCPPNVFLQNGEPCEDDASYCYEGVCASMHTQCQMLWGPNATSAPPVCFSSVNKQGNKYGNCGQLTNGSYISCGNSDVHCGRIQCQGGRERPLTGTNAEILTTKVRFNHSDLVCRGTFFHLGDDVSDPATVAQGTACSPGKACLNQKCQDVSVFGVDECRRKCNAHGVCNSNKNCHCEVGWAPPDCRYSGHGGSVDSGPARAAGESDPVRVALLVIFLFILPVVLLFLALRFPRFRQSFLCLGPNSPLHKARQHNRTPAMERVDGRNGEQVRPLRYHLNPPTEIPLTPSHKEVHDRPAPPTKPLPPDPALKPPPQVAVPLKPVVPIKPRLLAPPSRPHIPPHIPPHPGYPANTKPPHHGAVAPAAGPNRRPPLPPFRPTNPQKVDSSPL; translated from the exons ATGAACGGAGCTGCCttaacgctgctgctgctgctcagcggCCGGGCTGCCTTCACTGCTGCCAGGTCCCTGAACGCACCGCAGGACCCAGaggacctgtctctgtctctggacggacagacggacggtACCGACAGTCTGACTGCAGCGGGGACAG GTGTGGACCGACGGCGGCGCCCCCTTCTGGAGAAAACTCGTCCCTTCATTCTGGTGGGCGGACAGAGGAGGAGCCTCGCTGAAGCCCTACAG GACGGTCACCCCGACAGGCTGCAGTGTGGACTGGAGGTGGGAGGACGACTCTTCCTGCTGGACCTGGAGAAGAACCA CGACCTGCTGCCCAAACCGCCCAATGTCTTCTACTACCTGCCAAACGGCACCGGAGTGTCTGTGAGAGCCGACCCTGTG actCACTGTTATTACCACGGCAACGTCCGGGGATTCCCCCAGTCCAGAGTGGCTCTGAGCACCTGCTCTGGTCTCCG CGGCATCATCGCCTTCAACTCCACCCTGAGCTTTGAGCTGCAGCCTCAGGaggaccaccaccaccagccgggggaggaggtcgggggaggaggggagagcgGTGGAGACGGGAGTGGAgggagcggaggaggaggagatgaaggacgaggaggaggagttcaCCTGCTGTTCTCCACCAGCCCTCTGGAGGGCGACGGGGCTGGAGGCTGTGGGGTCTCAAACACCGCTGTACCCCCCATCCACAgctccacacacacccacagg aggaagagagacatcCTGTCTGAGACCAAATACATTGAACTGGTGCTGGTGGCCGATCACCAggag TTTCTGAACTACCAGAAGAACAATAAAACCATCATCTACCGCATGTTGGACGTGGCCAACCAGGTGGACTGG tTCTACCGTCCTCTGAACGTCCGGGTAGCGTTGACCGGTCTGGAGATCTGGAGCGACCGCGATAAGATCCCGGTGGAGAAGAGTCCCACCGACACCCTCAACAACTTCCTAGAATGGAGAACCAGAGAGCTGCTGCCGCGCCTTCGCCACGACAACGCCCAGCTCGTCAT GGGTGGCTCTTTTGATGGCACCACGGTGGGGATGGCTTCTCAGTCATCCATGTGCTCCAAGGACCGGTCGGGTGGAGTCAACGTG GACCATCTGGTCAGCGTGCTGGGCGTGGCCTCCACTGTTGCTCATGAGCTCGGCCATAACTTGGGGATGAGTCATGACACCGCCGAGCGCCGCTGTTCCTGTCAGAACGAACGGCGGCTCGGAGGATGCATCATGGAGCCCTCAACTGG GTTCTTGCCGGGTCAGCAGTTCAGCAGCTGCAGCGCTGCAGATCTGTCCGTCAGCCTGCTGCACGGCGGTGGCATGTGTCTGTTCAACATCCCGCAGCCGGACCGTCTGCTGGGAGGACCGCGCTGCGGAAACCTCTACGTGGAGAAAGGCGAGGAGTGTGATTGCGGCCTGCTGGAG gagTGTGAGGACCCCTGCTGTAACGCCTCCACCTGTCGGCTGGTTCATGGAGCTCAGTGTTCGTCTGACGGCATCTGTTGCCACGACTGCAAG ctGCAGGCGGCGGGTTCGGTGTGTCGCGATCCACTCGGAGAGTGCGACCTCCCTGAGTTCTGCACAGGCTCCTCCCCTTACTGCCCCCCCAACGTCTTCCTGCAGAACGGGGAGCCCTGCGAGGACGACGCCTCCTACTGCTACGAAGGAGTCTGCGCCAGCATGCACACCCAGTGCCAGATGCTGTGGGGACCCA aTGCCACCAGCgctcctcctgtctgtttctcctcaGTCAACAAACAGGGAAACAAATATGGGAACTGTGGTCAGCTGACCAACGGCTCCTACATCTCCTGTGGAAACTC TGACGTCCACTGTGGCAGGATCCAGtgtcagggagggagggagcgtcCCCTGACGGGCACCAACGCTGAGATCTTAACCACCAAGGTGCGCTTCAACCACAGCGACCTGGTCTGCAGAGGAACCTTCTTCCACCTGGGAGACGACGTGTCGGACCCCGCCACGGTGGCCCAGGGCACCGCCTGCAGCCCCGGCAAG GCGTGTTTGAACCAGAAGTGTCAGGACGTGTCGGTGTTCGGGGTGGATGAATGTCGCAGGAAGTGTAACGCTCACGGG gtgtgtAACAGTAATAAGAACTGCCACTGTGAGGTGGGCTGGGCTCCACCTGACTGCAGGTACTCTGGTCATGGAGGCAGCGTGGACAGCGGACCCGCCAGAGCTGCTGGAG AGTCCGACCCGGTCCGAGTGGCTCTGCTTgtcatcttcctcttcatcctgccCGTGgtgctcctcttcctcgctcTGCGCTTCCCTCGGTTCCGTCAGAGTTTCCTGTGTCTGGGACCCAACAGCCCGCTTCATAAAGCTCGCCAACACAACCG GACGCCGGCGATGGAGAGAGTGGACGGCAGGAACGGAGAGCAGGTCCGACCTCTGAGGTACCACCTGAACCCGCCAACTGAAATTCCGCTGACCCCGTCCCACAAAGAG GTTCATGACAGACCTGCTCCTCCCACTAAGCCACTCCCCCCTGACCCCGCCTTAAAACCCCCGCCGCAG